A DNA window from Setaria viridis chromosome 2, Setaria_viridis_v4.0, whole genome shotgun sequence contains the following coding sequences:
- the LOC140221726 gene encoding cysteine-rich receptor-like protein kinase 6 — translation MPQAHCYLHLALTAAAILLVVPLAAAYPWQVCGTTGSFTANSTYQANLAVLAAALPTNASSSPDLFATAVVGAVPDQVSALALCRGDTNATACSACLVTAFMDVQNMCAYDRSAAIYYDPCILYYSNLHFLSSDDNVPAASTDRINLRNVTSEPARFNRLVGALVNATADYAAYNSTRRYAAGEASFDQEYPKVYSWAQCTPDLTPAQCRGCLAGIIARMPSLFTDRVGGRFLGIRCSYRYEVNSFLHSPVTVQLAESGSAGAPAPAMEPTTVTPAVTGGGRNHSVPGTVLAIVLPTIAALLVINLLVWLCFWRTRRSQPCLACQNPTPAAGTENIEIIESMIIDISTLRAATGDFAESNKLGEGGFGAVYKGTLPDGDEIAVKRLSRCSAQGVGELKNELALVAKLQHKNLVSLVGVCLERQERLLVYEFVPNRSLDQILFDGERREQLDWAKRWSIIHGIARGLQYLHEDSQLRVVHRDLKTSNILLDMNMNPKISDFGLARLFGRDQTQGVTNHVVGTYGYMAPEYLTRGSYSVKSDVFSFGVMVLEIVTGKKHNGRHDDDGRRSPAQDILSFVWEHWTAGAVPEAIVDPRMGTGFSRSDVLRCVHIGLLCVQEDPADRPVMSSVVMMLGSDTVSLRNPSSPAFYGRNRISPTSSTSSGEYTAG, via the exons ATGCCTCAAGCTCACTGCTACCTGCACCTGGCccttaccgccgccgccatacTGCTCGTCGTGCCGCTTGCCGCGGCTTACCCGTGGCAGGTATGCGGCACGACGGGGAGCTTCACGGCCAACAGCACGTACCAGGCCAacctcgccgtcctcgccgccgccctgcccACGAACGCCTCGTCGTCCCCGGACCTCTTCGCGAcggccgtcgtcggcgccgtccCGGACCAGGTCTCGGCGCTGGCGCTCTGCCGCGGGGACACCAACGCCACGGCCTGCTCCGCCTGCCTCGTCACGGCCTTCATGGACGTGCAGAACATGTGCGCCTACGACAGAAGCGCCGCCATATACTACGACCCCTGCATCCTCTACTACTCCAACCTCCACTTCCTCTCCTCCGACGACAACGTCCCGGCGGCGTCGACGGACCGCATCAACCTCCGGAACGTGACGTCGGAACCGGCCCGGTTCAAccgcctcgtcggcgcgctTGTGAACGCCACCGCCGACTACGCCGCGTACAACTCGACGCGGCGGTACGCGGCCGGGGAGGCCAGCTTCGACCAGGAGTACCCCAAGGTGTACAGCTGGGCACAGTGCACGCCGGACCTGACGCCGGCGCAGTGCAGGGGGTGCCTCGCCGGCATCATCGCCAGGATGCCGAGCCTGTTCACCGACCGCGTCGGCGGCAGGTTCCTCGGGATCAGGTGCAGCTACCGGTACGAGGTAAACTCCTTCCTCCACAGTCCGGTGACGGTGCAGCTCGCCGAGTCAGGGAGCGCGGgagcgccggcaccggcgaTGGAGCCCACGACCGTGACGCCGGCAGTCACCGGAGGAG GACGGAATCATAGCGTCCCCGGCACTGTTCTTGCCATTGTGCTGCCGACCATAGCGGCGTTGCTGGTCATTAACCTCCTCGTCTGGCTCTGTTTCTGGAGGACAAGGAGATCGCAACCATGTCTAGCTTGCCAAA ATCCCACCCCTGCCGCTGGAACGGAGAACATTGAGATCATAGAATCTATGATCATTGACATCTCCACTTTGCGAGCCGCAACAGGGGACTTTGCAGAGAGCAACAAGCTTGGCGAAGGCGGGTTTGGTGCGGTGTACAAA GGTACTCTCCCGGACGGCGATGAAATAGCAGTGAAGAGGCTGTCAAGGTGTTCGGCGCAAGGGGTAGGAGAGCTGAAGAACGAGCTCGCCCTGGTCGCGAAGCTTCAGCACAAGAATCTCGTCAGTCTAGTCGGCGTTTGCTTGGAGCGGCAGGAGAGGCTGCTCGTCTACGAGTTCGTTCCCAACCGGAGCCTCGATCAGATCCTCTTCG ACGGTGAGAGGCGTGAGCAGCTGGACTGGGCCAAGAGGTGGAGCATCATACACGGGATCGCCCGGGGCCTGCAATACCTCCACGAGGACTCTCAGCTCAGAGTAGTCCACCGCGATCTCAAAACCAGCAACATCTTGCTGGACATGAACATGAACCCCAAGATTTCGGACTTCGGCCTCGCGAGGCTTTTCGGGCGAGACCAGACGCAGGGCGTCACCAATCATGTCGTCGGCACCTA CGGGTACATGGCGCCGGAGTACCTGACGCGCGGGAGCTACTCGGTCAAGTCGGACGTGTTCAGCTTCGGCGTCATGGTCCTCGAGATCGTGACGGGAAAGAAGcacaacggccgccacgacgacgacggccggcgATCGCCGGCTCAAGATATCTTGAGCTTC GTATGGGAGCACTGGACGGCCGGGGCGGTGCCGGAGGCGATTGTCGACCCGCGCATGGGCACCGGCTTCTCCCGGAGCGACGTGCTACGGTGCGTCCACATTGGCCTGCTGTGCGTCCAGGAAGACCCGGCGGACCGGCCGGTGATGTCGTCGGTCGTGATGATGCTCGGTAGCGACACGGTCTCCCTCCGGAACCCGTCCAGCCCGGCGTTCTATGGAAGGAACAGGATCTCTCCCACCTCGAGCACATCGTCTGGCGAGTACACCGCGGGATGA
- the LOC117844759 gene encoding cysteine-rich receptor-like protein kinase 10, with amino-acid sequence MVVKKMVTHRLIAKCPILCAATMVGIHSIVAVAVAIIMLPLTAAQPFRYSTCAGGTYDDAATSTFKGNLELLAAALPGNASATPAGFAAGTVGAVPNQVSALALCRGDTDAPTCRECVAASLPGARRDCPGSKDVTVYQDACVVRFSDQRFLDFVGVNSPYAVSYWDADSLAVPEARFDAAVAALMSAAADRAVAAAAASSSARKKYFATAVMDFDAPYPRIYGLEQCVPDMSAAQCRSCLRNLVASIPGFLNGKPGGRSLGIWCNLRYSVRPFFNGSAMLHLSAPASAPAPTVVPSVDTPKAGAGAGRKRRAAVGVSAGVACLVVFILIFSAVAVIRFKGKVATKNDLFNTAALEKMARAKCMIFDFLTLQEATENFSEERKLGQGGFGIVYKGKLPDGQEIAVKKLLDSATGHGLLQLQNEVQVLATLQHKNLVRLHGFCVHRKEMMLVYEFIKNGSLDTFLFEDTRTGNKLSWDQQYNIIVGIAKGIMYLHHDSRIRIIHRDLKTNNILLDENADPKIADFGLARLLGDHTQTKTATVAGTYGYMAPEYAMHGSVSPKVDVFSFGVLVLEIVARRRNTSFDDCDNVKNLLSDVWNCWTKGMMSQMMDQNLEGYSRTQALRCIQIGLLCAQPDPDDRPDISSVVFMLTRDNMELQAPAQPAFFFGRDSTVVSQPYEQRVYVYDRSDVTVNEVTLTDPHPR; translated from the exons ATGGTCGTTAAGAAGATGGTAACTCATAGGCTCATAGCAAAGTGTCCGATCCTTTGTGCAGCGACCATGGTTGGTATCCACTCCATTGTAGCCGTCGCCGTGGCCATCATCATGCTGCCGCTCACCGCGGCCCAGCCGTTCCGGTACTCGACGTGTGCAGGCGGCACCTACGACGACGCTGCCACCAGCACGTTCAAAGGCAACCTCGAGCTCCTCGCGGCGGCGCTCCCCGGCAACGCCTCAGCCACGCCGGCCGGCTTCGCCGCGGGCACTGTCGGCGCGGTGCCCAACCAGGTCTCCGCTCTGGCGCTCTGCCGCGGCGACACGGACGCGCCAACCTGCCGCGAGTGCGTCGCCGCGTCGTTGCCCGGCGCGCGGCGAGACTGCCCCGGCAGCAAGGACGTCACCGTCTACCAGGACGCCTGCGTCGTCCGATTCTCCGACCAGAGGTTCCTCGATTTCGTCGGCGTGAACTCGCCGTACGCCGTGTCCTACTGGGACGCGGACAGCCTTGCGGTCCCCGAGGCCCGgttcgacgccgccgtcgcggcgctcatgagcgcggcggcggaccgcgccgtggccgcggccgcggcaagCAGCTCCGCCAGGAAGAAGTACTTCGCCACGGCCGTGATGGACTTCGACGCGCCCTACCCGAGAATCTACGGGCTGGAGCAGTGCGTGCCGGACATGTCGGCGGCGCAGTGCCGGAGCTGCCTCCGAAACCTCGTGGCGTCGATCCCGGGGTTCCTGAACGGGAAGCCCGGGGGGAGATCGCTTGGTATCTGGTGCAACCTGAGGTACAGCGTGCGCCCGTTCTTCAATGGCAGCGCGATGCTGCACCTCTCGGcaccggcgtcggcgccggcgcccacggTTGTGCCATCAGTTGATACTCCGAAggccggagccggagcag GGAGGAAAAGGAGAGCAGCGGTAGGAGTCTCCGCTGGCGTGGCTTGTTTGGTCGTGTTCATATTGATATTTTCAGCTGTCGCTGTGATTCGCTTCAAGGGAAAGGTTGCCACAAAGAATGATCTCT TTAATACAGCAGCATTGGAGAAGATGGCCAGAGCAAAGTGCATGATATTTGACTTTCTTACACTGCAAGAGGCAACTGAAAACTTCTCAGAGGAGCGTAAGCTCGGTCAAGGCGGTTTCGGTATTGTATACAag GGAAAGCTCCCCGATGGGCAAGAAATAGCAGTAAAGAAGCTTTTAGACAGTGCTACTGGACATGGGCTGCTCCAGCTACAGAATGAAGTGCAGGTATTGGCAACGCTTCAGCACAAGAACCTCGTCAGGTTACACGGGTTCTGCGTGCACCGGAAGGAGATGATGCTTGTTTATGAATTCATCAAGAACGGGAGTCTCGACACCTTTCTGTTTG AAGACACTAGAACCGGAAATAAACTAAGCTGGGATCAACAGTACAACATCATAGTTGGAATTGCCAAGGGAATAATGTACCTTCACCATGATTCAAGAATCAGGATCATCCATCGTGATCTAAAAACCAACAACATTCTTCTTGATGAGAACGCGGACCCGAAAATTGCAGACTTCGGACTAGCAAGGCTGCTGGGAGATCATACTCAGACCAAGACGGCTACGGTTGCTGGAACATA TGGTTATATGGCTCCGGAGTACGCAATGCATGGGAGTGTGTCACCCAAGGTCGACGTTTTCAGCTTTGGTGTGCTGGTACTCGAAATTGTAGCTCGAAGAAGGAACACTAGTTTTGACGATTGCGATAACGTGAAAAATCTACTCAGTGAT GTTTGGAATTGCTGGACAAAAGGGATGATGTCGCAGATGATGGACCAAAACCTCGAGGGATACTCTCGAACCCAAGCGCTAAGATGCATCCAGATCGGGCTGCTGTGCGCCCAGCCTGACCCTGATGACAGGCCTGATATTTCATCAGTTGTTTTCATGTTGACCAGGGACAACATGGAGCTGCAGGCACCGGCACAGCCTGCGTTCTTCTTCGGGCGAGACTCAACTGTTGTTTCTCAGCCGTACGAGCAACGAGTTTATGTTTATGACCGGTCTGATGTGACCGTGAATGAGGTCACGCTCACTGATCCACATCCTAGATAA